A genomic region of Erythrobacter sp. SCSIO 43205 contains the following coding sequences:
- a CDS encoding DUF6445 family protein, with the protein MKSFSEGNHEFVSISNFLQSPQEAVEDACLQKFANITPAYPGVRAAIPSAFAMELLAALSPLLDTHFGKSERGWELQAWYSLVTARPDDLVPMQCLPHVDGTDPDQIAMMLYLHHTAHGGTSFFRHRSTGLSALTEETFPKYREALKRDVEQSGLPNRAYVTDGAPYFEKIHETDGAFNQAILYRGNVLHSGMIDNNEPLPPGPREGRLTINAFFRPTDTR; encoded by the coding sequence ATGAAGAGTTTCTCTGAGGGGAATCATGAATTTGTGTCCATTTCGAACTTTTTGCAAAGCCCTCAAGAAGCAGTTGAGGATGCCTGTTTGCAAAAATTTGCAAACATCACTCCGGCATATCCTGGCGTGCGTGCAGCAATCCCAAGCGCCTTTGCGATGGAGTTGCTCGCGGCTTTATCCCCTTTGCTCGATACCCACTTTGGAAAGAGTGAGCGGGGTTGGGAGCTACAAGCCTGGTATTCTCTGGTTACAGCCCGCCCGGACGATTTGGTTCCGATGCAATGCCTGCCCCACGTGGATGGAACTGATCCTGATCAGATCGCGATGATGCTGTATCTTCATCACACTGCGCATGGTGGAACGAGCTTTTTCAGACATCGCTCCACTGGGCTTTCAGCTCTTACGGAGGAAACTTTTCCGAAATATCGCGAGGCACTAAAACGAGATGTTGAGCAATCTGGCTTGCCCAATCGTGCATATGTGACCGATGGTGCGCCGTATTTTGAAAAAATCCATGAAACTGATGGCGCGTTCAATCAGGCCATTCTCTACAGGGGAAATGTGCTTCACTCCGGCATGATTGATAACAATGAACCACTGCCACCTGGCCCGCGTGAAGGGCGTTTGACGATCAATGCTTTTTTCCGTCCGACTGACACAAGATGA
- the kynB gene encoding arylformamidase has translation MATKIWDITQPLGTKTPLWPGEPDLVVKRNVEIGPDCPVNIGEVSMPLHAGTHADAPVHYSNEGVDSAGSSLTPYIGPCVVADVRHAGTRVEVSDCDWEVLEGAERVLFRTYNAFPHDVWDEHFKAISPGVIARLKEGGTNLIGVDTPSLDPQTSKTMDAHHEVLKGDMRILEGLVLDDVPPGEYELIALPLPLEGADASPVRAVLRELPK, from the coding sequence ATGGCCACTAAGATTTGGGACATCACGCAGCCACTCGGCACCAAGACACCGCTCTGGCCGGGAGAACCCGACCTTGTGGTCAAGCGCAATGTCGAAATAGGGCCAGATTGTCCGGTTAATATCGGCGAGGTTTCAATGCCCTTGCACGCGGGCACCCATGCCGATGCGCCAGTGCATTATTCGAACGAAGGGGTGGATAGCGCGGGCTCTTCACTCACCCCATATATTGGTCCCTGCGTGGTTGCCGACGTGCGCCATGCAGGCACCCGTGTCGAGGTAAGTGACTGTGATTGGGAGGTTCTCGAAGGGGCAGAGCGTGTGCTTTTTCGCACTTACAATGCCTTCCCACACGATGTCTGGGACGAACATTTCAAAGCAATCTCGCCCGGCGTAATTGCCCGGTTAAAAGAAGGCGGAACAAATTTGATTGGGGTCGATACCCCTTCACTTGACCCGCAGACCAGTAAAACCATGGATGCCCATCACGAAGTGCTTAAAGGCGATATGCGCATCCTTGAAGGGCTGGTTCTCGACGATGTTCCGCCCGGAGAATATGAGCTGATTGCCCTGCCCTTGCCGCTTGAAGGGGCTGATGCGAGCCCGGTTCGCGCGGTGCTGAGAGAGCTTCCCAAATGA
- a CDS encoding isoprenylcysteine carboxylmethyltransferase family protein, with amino-acid sequence MKLLIPPPIVAALCGLAMWGLAHFLPETKLAFAFQRFLAGVFIAVGLAIDLVSVGAFRKAKTTVTPLAPEKASSLVVTGLYRYTRNPMYLGMLFILIGIAIWLGSPVNVIMLIAFVAYITGFQIVPEEARLAQVFGADYESYKSRVRRWL; translated from the coding sequence ATGAAACTGCTGATACCACCCCCAATTGTCGCTGCGCTTTGCGGCCTTGCAATGTGGGGGCTTGCGCATTTTCTCCCTGAAACGAAGCTTGCCTTTGCCTTCCAGCGCTTTCTTGCCGGCGTCTTTATTGCGGTCGGGCTTGCCATCGACCTTGTTTCAGTCGGGGCCTTTCGCAAAGCAAAGACGACCGTTACGCCCCTTGCCCCTGAAAAAGCGTCGAGCCTCGTTGTAACAGGCCTGTATCGCTACACCCGCAATCCGATGTATCTGGGGATGCTGTTCATCCTTATAGGAATTGCAATCTGGTTGGGCTCACCTGTGAATGTGATCATGCTGATCGCCTTTGTGGCCTATATCACCGGGTTTCAGATTGTGCCGGAAGAAGCGCGATTGGCGCAAGTGTTTGGCGCTGATTATGAGAGCTATAAATCGCGCGTAAGGCGCTGGTTGTAA
- the phhA gene encoding phenylalanine 4-monooxygenase: protein MNKSTSLTAPPHGANADWSVPQNWEQFSASDHQRWSDFAAKQTKALEGLACDTFLDGVRALELDRMGVPQFDVWNEKLRALTGWEVVAVPGVIPNAPFFEMLAKRQFPVANFLRQGPSFDYSDEPDMFHDVFGHMPMFIDPTFGEFMSAYGRAGIRAEKLGMSDYLGRLYLHTVEFGLIKEGGQLRAYGAGLMSSYAEAVHALTSDVPRRLRFDLPRLMRTDWPFDTFQPTYFVIESFEALLEEMETTSLAHVYDEVRDLPLIPIGEAEPSDVTYEAASPSGEAG, encoded by the coding sequence ATGAACAAATCCACTTCCCTCACCGCCCCTCCCCACGGAGCCAATGCCGATTGGTCCGTGCCTCAGAACTGGGAGCAATTTTCCGCCTCAGATCACCAGCGTTGGAGCGACTTTGCCGCCAAGCAGACCAAAGCATTGGAAGGGTTGGCCTGCGACACTTTTCTTGATGGGGTGCGCGCGCTTGAGCTTGATCGCATGGGCGTGCCGCAGTTTGACGTTTGGAACGAGAAACTGCGAGCGCTTACCGGATGGGAAGTGGTCGCTGTGCCGGGTGTCATTCCCAATGCGCCCTTTTTTGAAATGCTGGCCAAACGCCAATTTCCCGTAGCCAATTTCCTGCGCCAAGGCCCATCCTTCGATTACAGCGACGAGCCCGATATGTTTCACGATGTCTTTGGACATATGCCGATGTTCATCGATCCAACCTTTGGCGAATTCATGTCTGCATACGGCCGTGCAGGCATTCGCGCCGAGAAGCTTGGAATGTCCGATTATCTGGGCCGCCTTTACCTTCACACGGTCGAGTTTGGTCTTATCAAGGAAGGCGGACAGCTTCGCGCCTATGGCGCTGGCCTGATGTCGAGCTATGCCGAGGCGGTCCATGCGCTTACCAGTGATGTCCCGCGCCGCCTGCGGTTCGATCTGCCGCGCCTGATGCGGACCGATTGGCCGTTTGATACATTTCAGCCTACGTACTTCGTGATCGAAAGCTTTGAGGCGTTGCTTGAAGAGATGGAAACCACCAGCCTCGCCCATGTGTATGACGAGGTTCGCGATTTGCCGCTTATCCCGATTGGCGAGGCGGAACCAAGCGATGTGACATACGAAGCGGCGAGCCCTTCTGGAGAAGCCGGATGA
- a CDS encoding tryptophan halogenase family protein, translating to MSDAGGPLRKIVIVGGGSAGWMTAAALSDALDTFCDITLIESEAIGTVGVGEATIPPIRNFNSRIGIDEATFVKETAGSYKLGIQFVDWSRLGHAYFHPFGQYGAEFDKVPFYHYWMRESLAGRIDGPIDDFSMCWAMAKAGKFAHPEADRRKIQSTFDYAYHFDAGLYAAFLRRLSEARGVTRIEGRVTDVAQRAEDGFIESVTLDNGQTVAGELFIDCSGFRGLLIEGTLEAGYENWQRWLPCDRAVAVPCAKQAEITPYTRSTAKTAGWQWRIPLQHRTGNGYVHCSEFISEDEATETLMSSLDGEAQADPRTLRFVTGKRRKFWDKNCVAIGLSAGFMEPLESTSLHLIQYGILRLIALLPDRSMSPLLAREYNRQTTGEYERIRDFLILHYKATSRDDAELWRYCSAMEVPETLQYKMDHFREYGMLVSDERELFANPSWIAVYLGQDIVPAKAPAITQMREGVPVAERMQMVASAMDSAVAEMPAHADFLAKFCPSPIAA from the coding sequence ATGAGTGACGCAGGCGGACCCTTGCGCAAAATCGTCATAGTCGGCGGTGGGAGCGCCGGCTGGATGACGGCCGCCGCCCTTTCCGATGCCCTGGACACGTTCTGCGACATTACCCTAATCGAATCCGAAGCAATCGGCACGGTGGGTGTGGGCGAGGCAACAATCCCGCCCATCCGCAATTTCAACAGCCGCATCGGGATTGACGAAGCCACTTTCGTCAAGGAGACCGCAGGCTCCTACAAGCTGGGTATCCAGTTCGTTGATTGGTCGCGGCTGGGGCACGCCTACTTCCACCCCTTCGGCCAATATGGCGCAGAATTCGATAAGGTCCCGTTCTACCACTATTGGATGCGCGAGAGCCTTGCGGGGCGGATTGATGGCCCAATTGATGACTTTTCCATGTGCTGGGCAATGGCAAAGGCGGGCAAGTTCGCGCATCCCGAGGCAGACCGGCGCAAGATCCAGTCGACATTCGATTATGCCTATCACTTCGATGCAGGGCTCTATGCTGCATTCCTGAGACGCCTTTCCGAAGCGCGAGGGGTCACCCGGATCGAGGGCCGTGTCACTGACGTAGCCCAGCGCGCCGAAGATGGCTTTATCGAGAGCGTTACGCTCGACAATGGCCAGACGGTAGCAGGCGAGCTCTTTATCGACTGCAGCGGCTTTCGCGGGCTCCTGATCGAGGGCACACTCGAAGCGGGCTATGAGAATTGGCAGCGCTGGCTTCCGTGCGACCGGGCGGTCGCTGTACCTTGCGCCAAGCAAGCCGAGATCACGCCCTACACCCGCTCGACCGCCAAGACCGCAGGCTGGCAATGGCGCATCCCTCTGCAGCACCGCACCGGCAATGGCTATGTCCATTGCAGCGAGTTTATCAGCGAAGATGAGGCAACCGAAACCCTGATGTCCTCGCTCGATGGAGAGGCGCAGGCCGATCCGCGAACACTACGATTTGTGACTGGCAAGCGCCGCAAGTTCTGGGATAAAAACTGCGTTGCGATTGGGCTGTCCGCTGGGTTCATGGAGCCGCTCGAATCGACCAGCCTCCACCTTATCCAATACGGTATCCTGCGGCTCATTGCGCTCTTGCCCGACCGTTCGATGTCGCCGCTTTTGGCGCGCGAGTACAATAGGCAGACCACAGGGGAATACGAGCGCATCCGCGATTTCCTGATCCTGCATTACAAAGCGACATCCCGCGATGACGCAGAGCTTTGGCGTTATTGCAGCGCCATGGAAGTGCCAGAGACACTGCAATACAAGATGGATCATTTCCGCGAGTACGGGATGCTGGTGTCTGATGAGCGCGAGCTATTCGCCAACCCAAGCTGGATCGCGGTTTATCTGGGGCAGGACATCGTGCCCGCTAAAGCCCCCGCCATCACGCAGATGCGCGAAGGCGTACCAGTGGCTGAGCGGATGCAGATGGTTGCAAGCGCAATGGACAGCGCCGTCGCCGAAATGCCGGCCCACGCAGACTTCCTCGCGAAATTCTGCCCCTCACCCATCGCGGCCTGA
- a CDS encoding TonB-dependent receptor produces MIMGLKRLNVSARLLSGAATGLALMATATPAFAQEVESADNEILVTGIRSAIESSLETKRDATSIVEVISAEDLGQLPDLSIADSLARLPGVTAQRVRGRSQQISIRGLGPDFSLALLNGREVVSAGNNRGIEFDQFPSELISQGVVYKTADASLAAIGIAGAVDLRTVRPLDYTDRQLTVSGTFVHNDSGSRNPDFSDNGYRFFGSYIDQNDAGTLGWSLGVTVQSNPTHFISRELKTNQFQTSTDANGVIYPSDNPRQGAVSREFERTSIAGSLQFEPSDSVAIMIDSFYTDTKDSGIFRGTETPIASWSGASFDSATGQSGEFADSATYSAVVPILRTDTEGNEAQIFAIGANADFGITDSLSFMVDYGYSKLDRDDIDYESYAGTGAGRSGAQDILNFTFPENGEYSIDGLLDYTDPSNVLLTDPGGWGQVGFIKRPIINDELHQLRTQATWESGGGLIESINFGWLYTDREKDFDSNEAFLRASPAFVGGSLAVPQSSIIGSTDTGNLGQNILAYDPSSFLTDGTYDVEPGTFDTEWVVNEEVHNFYVQANINGDLGSIPVRGNIGLRYADTKQSSTGTIGGGLTNTVSESYDDWLPSLNLSFEVGTDTFVRLAAAKTVTRARLDQMAANQNINFNPLSCTDTDGDQFPDTVIGFNPPSLVCFNLGGGNPFLQPYESKSFDLSVEKYFSPGSAIIVAAFHKDLSDWIIDFNEVIDLTQPINNAGFGDILAAEPQLATGSFSGPVNFADGSITGIEGTVRIDFGDLTPALDGFGGFFSYTYADAEIEDETMTPLDIPGYSETTWSGDIFYEKDGFRAKLAARYRSGFLSEVQNFDGSLSGADAQNETIIDAQIGYTFQEESGALKGLGVLFEVFNLTNEPFVTQNDLFSNGTATGGAFPSRHEIYGRTFNVTLRKNF; encoded by the coding sequence ATGATTATGGGACTGAAGCGTTTGAACGTTAGTGCCCGCTTGCTGTCAGGGGCAGCAACTGGGCTTGCGCTTATGGCGACCGCAACACCTGCCTTTGCGCAGGAAGTTGAAAGTGCCGATAACGAAATTCTGGTGACGGGGATCCGCAGCGCAATCGAGAGCTCGCTCGAAACAAAGCGCGATGCGACCTCAATTGTTGAAGTGATTTCTGCGGAAGATCTGGGTCAGCTTCCTGACCTGTCGATCGCGGACTCGCTTGCACGTCTCCCCGGCGTTACCGCGCAGCGTGTTCGCGGCCGTTCGCAACAGATCTCGATCCGCGGCCTTGGCCCGGACTTCTCGCTCGCGCTTTTGAACGGACGCGAAGTCGTATCGGCTGGCAACAACCGCGGCATTGAGTTTGACCAGTTCCCGTCAGAACTGATCTCGCAAGGTGTTGTTTACAAGACAGCAGATGCAAGTCTTGCTGCCATCGGCATCGCCGGTGCAGTTGATCTTCGCACCGTTCGTCCGCTTGACTATACCGACCGCCAATTGACTGTGTCGGGTACATTCGTCCACAATGACAGCGGCTCACGCAACCCTGACTTCTCCGATAATGGCTATCGCTTCTTTGGTTCGTATATCGACCAGAATGATGCAGGTACCCTTGGCTGGTCGTTAGGTGTGACAGTCCAATCGAACCCGACGCATTTCATCTCGCGCGAGTTGAAAACCAACCAATTCCAAACTTCGACTGATGCCAATGGCGTTATCTATCCTTCGGACAATCCGCGCCAAGGGGCGGTGAGCCGCGAGTTTGAGCGCACATCGATTGCTGGCTCGCTTCAGTTCGAGCCTAGCGACAGCGTCGCCATCATGATCGACAGTTTCTATACCGACACCAAGGACTCTGGTATATTCCGCGGTACAGAAACTCCGATTGCCTCATGGAGCGGTGCATCGTTCGATAGTGCAACAGGCCAGAGCGGCGAATTTGCCGACAGCGCGACCTATTCGGCTGTTGTGCCTATTCTGCGCACCGATACCGAAGGCAATGAGGCACAGATCTTTGCGATCGGTGCCAATGCCGATTTCGGCATCACCGATAGCCTGAGCTTCATGGTCGACTATGGTTATTCCAAGCTTGACCGCGACGACATCGATTATGAGAGCTATGCTGGCACGGGCGCTGGCCGTTCGGGTGCGCAAGACATTCTGAACTTCACCTTCCCTGAGAATGGTGAGTATTCAATCGACGGCCTGCTCGACTACACCGATCCTTCGAACGTCCTGCTCACCGATCCGGGAGGCTGGGGCCAGGTCGGCTTTATCAAGCGCCCGATCATCAATGACGAACTGCACCAGTTGCGCACCCAAGCGACTTGGGAATCTGGTGGCGGCCTGATCGAGAGCATCAACTTTGGCTGGCTGTACACCGACCGTGAGAAAGACTTCGATTCCAACGAAGCATTCCTGCGCGCGTCTCCCGCCTTTGTTGGCGGTTCTCTGGCAGTGCCGCAAAGCTCAATCATCGGGTCAACTGATACCGGCAATCTGGGGCAGAACATCCTGGCTTATGACCCATCAAGCTTCCTGACTGACGGCACTTATGACGTTGAGCCCGGAACCTTCGACACCGAGTGGGTGGTGAATGAGGAAGTTCACAACTTCTATGTTCAAGCCAACATCAATGGCGATCTGGGTTCCATCCCGGTACGCGGTAACATCGGCCTGCGCTATGCAGATACAAAGCAAAGCTCGACTGGCACCATCGGAGGTGGCCTGACGAACACCGTCAGCGAAAGCTACGATGACTGGCTTCCCAGTTTGAACCTGAGCTTTGAAGTTGGAACCGATACATTTGTTCGCCTCGCAGCGGCAAAGACCGTGACCCGTGCACGCCTTGACCAGATGGCAGCAAATCAGAATATCAATTTCAACCCGCTCAGTTGTACTGACACAGACGGTGATCAATTCCCTGACACGGTAATTGGGTTTAACCCGCCGTCGTTGGTTTGCTTCAACCTTGGTGGTGGCAACCCGTTCCTGCAGCCTTATGAATCGAAGTCATTCGACCTTTCAGTCGAGAAGTACTTCTCGCCAGGTTCTGCAATCATTGTCGCTGCCTTTCATAAGGACCTTTCCGACTGGATCATCGACTTCAACGAGGTGATCGACCTTACGCAACCGATCAACAACGCCGGGTTTGGCGATATTCTTGCAGCCGAGCCTCAGTTGGCAACTGGTTCGTTCAGCGGTCCGGTCAACTTTGCCGATGGCTCTATCACGGGCATCGAGGGTACGGTGCGGATCGACTTCGGCGATCTGACACCTGCGCTCGACGGCTTTGGCGGCTTCTTCAGCTACACCTATGCCGACGCTGAGATCGAAGATGAAACGATGACCCCGCTCGACATTCCTGGTTACTCAGAGACGACGTGGTCAGGCGACATCTTTTACGAGAAAGATGGTTTCCGGGCAAAACTGGCGGCTCGTTACCGCAGTGGTTTCTTGTCTGAAGTGCAGAATTTCGACGGTTCTCTCAGTGGTGCAGATGCACAAAACGAGACGATCATCGATGCGCAGATCGGCTACACATTCCAGGAAGAAAGCGGTGCGTTGAAAGGTCTGGGCGTTCTGTTTGAAGTGTTCAACCTTACCAACGAGCCGTTCGTGACACAGAACGACCTGTTCTCGAACGGCACCGCGACGGGGGGGGCCTTCCCAAGCCGTCACGAGATCTACGGACGCACGTTCAACGTCACACTTCGGAAGAACTTCTAA
- a CDS encoding tryptophan halogenase family protein encodes MSDKSVQKLVIVGGGTAGWICAAAFARLMGKALSIELVESDAIGTVGVGEATIPQIIRLNTILGLDEREFVKATNGTFKLGIEFVDWGKVGSKYLHTFGDPGLSLAGVPFHQYWSRAAAEGHEHDLWHYSLHQYAADTAKFGKLDRVGDTAMTGLAYAYHFDASLYADYLRAYSKQRGVTRTEGIVSEVARDAESGDITSITLGDGRKVAGDFFIDCTGFRALLLGKELGVGYKDWSHWLPCNSAQAVPSERLKTVVPYTRATAKSAGWQWRIPLQHRTGNGHVYSSNFISDDEAGQVLLEGLDTKPLTEPRPIRFTTGRREAFWSHNCAAIGLASGFLEPLESTSIHLIQSHVSRLIQLFPGNNNARAERNEYNRRCAAEFEQIRDFLILHYHCTTREDSEFWCYCKNMNVPDSVTNKMELFGSSGRVGRDADDLFRVASWVQVMLGQGIMPQSYDPMANQLSDAELAEFLGNVRRLIERATDPLPTHEQFLAQ; translated from the coding sequence ATGAGTGATAAGAGCGTACAAAAGCTGGTCATTGTGGGTGGAGGGACCGCCGGATGGATTTGTGCAGCCGCTTTTGCTCGCCTGATGGGGAAAGCCCTTTCGATTGAGCTGGTTGAATCGGATGCAATCGGCACGGTAGGCGTGGGCGAGGCGACAATCCCTCAGATCATTCGGCTCAACACGATCCTTGGTCTTGATGAACGTGAGTTTGTGAAGGCGACCAATGGAACCTTTAAGCTGGGTATTGAGTTTGTCGATTGGGGCAAGGTTGGCTCCAAATATCTGCACACTTTCGGAGATCCCGGCCTCAGCTTGGCGGGCGTGCCGTTCCACCAATATTGGTCTAGGGCCGCAGCCGAAGGGCACGAACACGACCTGTGGCATTATTCTCTGCACCAATACGCCGCCGACACAGCCAAATTTGGGAAGCTAGACCGGGTGGGCGACACGGCCATGACCGGGCTCGCCTATGCCTATCACTTCGATGCAAGCCTCTACGCCGACTATCTGCGCGCCTACTCAAAACAACGCGGGGTCACCCGCACTGAAGGCATTGTTAGCGAAGTTGCGCGCGATGCCGAAAGCGGTGACATCACCTCGATCACCTTAGGTGACGGGCGCAAAGTGGCGGGCGACTTTTTCATCGATTGCACGGGCTTCCGGGCGCTTCTTCTCGGCAAAGAACTTGGCGTTGGCTATAAGGACTGGTCGCATTGGCTGCCGTGCAACAGCGCGCAAGCCGTGCCAAGTGAACGGCTCAAGACGGTTGTCCCCTATACCCGCGCGACCGCCAAGAGCGCAGGATGGCAATGGCGCATTCCATTGCAGCACCGCACCGGCAATGGTCATGTCTATTCAAGCAATTTCATCTCGGACGATGAAGCGGGCCAAGTCCTGCTCGAAGGGCTCGATACAAAGCCGCTTACTGAACCCCGCCCTATCCGCTTTACCACCGGGCGGCGCGAGGCGTTCTGGTCGCACAATTGTGCCGCCATCGGGCTTGCGAGCGGTTTTCTCGAACCATTGGAATCGACCAGCATTCACCTTATCCAATCTCATGTGAGCCGCTTGATCCAATTGTTCCCCGGCAACAATAATGCGAGGGCCGAACGTAACGAATACAATCGCCGCTGTGCTGCGGAGTTCGAGCAAATCCGCGATTTTCTCATCCTGCATTACCACTGCACGACGCGAGAAGATTCGGAGTTCTGGTGCTATTGTAAGAATATGAACGTGCCTGACAGCGTCACAAACAAGATGGAGCTATTTGGCTCAAGCGGGCGGGTGGGACGCGATGCCGATGACCTTTTCCGCGTTGCGAGTTGGGTGCAGGTGATGCTGGGGCAGGGCATAATGCCGCAAAGCTATGATCCAATGGCAAACCAGCTAAGCGATGCCGAACTTGCTGAGTTCCTTGGCAATGTGCGTAGACTGATTGAGCGTGCAACTGATCCTTTGCCAACGCATGAGCAATTCCTCGCGCAATAG
- the kynU gene encoding kynureninase: MTITAADIAAMDAADPLAKFRDEFVIRDGLIYLDGNSLGVLPKRTIARMNTTINEEWAQGLITSWVGADWVNAPTRIGDKIARLLGAEPGEIIAGESTSINIFKALTAALSLQEGRKVLLTETGNFPTDNYMMQGLARFSGGSLECREVAPEDVLDALDEDVAVLLLTQVHYKTSRIRDMAEVTAKAHAKGVLTVWDLSHSSGAIEVDLNGAEADFAVGCGYKFLNGGPGAPGFLFAAKRHHDAQPVLSGWFGHAAPFDFDGEFKPASGIDRFQCGTPPVLGLAALEEGVDIMLEADMAKVRAKSVQLTELFVTLMEERCGEFGFEFICPRDPAQRGSQVAFAHPHAYEMMQALKARDVVGDFRAPNIMRFGVTPLYLAFADIAEAVERLRAICVNAEWDREEYRTKAAVT, translated from the coding sequence ATGACGATAACTGCTGCTGATATTGCCGCGATGGATGCCGCCGATCCCCTGGCGAAATTTCGCGACGAATTCGTAATCCGCGATGGCCTCATCTACCTCGACGGTAATTCGCTCGGCGTGCTGCCAAAGCGGACAATTGCCCGCATGAACACAACCATCAATGAGGAGTGGGCCCAAGGCCTGATCACCTCTTGGGTCGGCGCCGACTGGGTGAACGCTCCGACGCGCATTGGCGACAAGATTGCACGGCTGCTGGGCGCGGAACCGGGCGAGATTATCGCTGGCGAAAGCACGTCGATCAATATCTTCAAGGCGCTCACCGCTGCGCTATCCTTGCAGGAAGGTCGCAAGGTTCTGCTCACCGAGACGGGTAATTTCCCCACCGACAATTACATGATGCAAGGCCTTGCGCGCTTCTCTGGCGGCTCGCTCGAATGCCGGGAGGTTGCGCCAGAGGATGTGCTAGACGCGCTTGATGAGGATGTCGCGGTGCTGCTCCTCACTCAAGTACATTACAAGACATCGCGCATCCGCGATATGGCTGAGGTCACCGCAAAGGCCCACGCAAAAGGCGTGCTCACCGTCTGGGATCTTAGCCATTCAAGCGGCGCGATTGAGGTCGATCTCAATGGCGCGGAAGCAGACTTCGCTGTGGGTTGCGGATATAAGTTCCTGAACGGTGGCCCCGGAGCCCCTGGCTTCCTTTTTGCGGCAAAGCGCCACCATGACGCACAGCCCGTCCTTTCAGGATGGTTCGGACACGCAGCGCCTTTCGATTTTGATGGAGAGTTCAAACCTGCCAGCGGCATCGACCGCTTTCAATGCGGCACGCCTCCGGTGCTCGGCCTTGCAGCGTTGGAAGAGGGTGTCGACATCATGCTTGAAGCTGACATGGCAAAGGTGCGCGCCAAATCAGTTCAATTGACTGAGCTGTTCGTCACTTTGATGGAAGAGCGATGCGGCGAGTTCGGCTTTGAGTTCATCTGCCCGCGCGATCCAGCACAGCGCGGCAGTCAGGTCGCTTTCGCCCACCCACACGCATATGAAATGATGCAGGCACTAAAAGCACGAGATGTAGTCGGCGATTTCCGCGCGCCAAACATCATGCGCTTTGGTGTAACCCCGCTTTATCTCGCTTTCGCCGATATTGCTGAGGCAGTGGAGCGTTTACGCGCCATTTGTGTGAACGCCGAATGGGACCGCGAGGAATATCGGACCAAAGCAGCGGTCACCTGA
- a CDS encoding tryptophan 2,3-dioxygenase produces MSIKTTIEDGVETFEAEIDGETIQWDRGLSYARHIQTDALLKSQVPVSDKPDEMLFIIMHQSMELWIKLAIHEAGIAMEHLRKDELGKAEKTLDRIATVLRHMIHSWEVLATLSPHDFLTFRGFLRKASGFQSHQYRTLEFCLGLKRADLVLVHNDDEERRAALEEVLHAPSLYDELLRLLARRGFEIPAGKLERDFSRAYEPSEAVEDAWLQIYTNPGDHWDLYTLAEKVTAVEYYFQEWRFKHMKTVARVIGQKVGTGGSSGVDYLVKALDLPFFPELWAMRTRMTAPKEGGNYADDGGECPYGH; encoded by the coding sequence ATGAGCATCAAGACAACCATAGAAGACGGAGTAGAAACCTTCGAGGCCGAGATTGATGGCGAGACAATCCAATGGGATCGCGGCCTCTCATACGCGCGCCACATCCAGACTGATGCCCTCTTGAAAAGCCAAGTGCCCGTGTCGGACAAACCCGACGAAATGCTTTTCATCATCATGCATCAGTCGATGGAGCTTTGGATCAAGCTGGCGATCCACGAAGCGGGCATAGCGATGGAGCATTTGCGCAAGGATGAGCTTGGCAAGGCGGAGAAAACCCTTGACCGGATAGCGACGGTGCTGCGCCATATGATCCATTCGTGGGAAGTGCTGGCAACGCTTAGCCCCCATGATTTCCTCACCTTCCGCGGGTTCTTGAGAAAAGCCTCCGGCTTCCAATCGCACCAATATCGCACGCTGGAATTCTGCCTTGGCCTGAAACGCGCGGACCTTGTGCTTGTTCACAACGACGATGAGGAACGCCGCGCGGCATTGGAGGAAGTGCTCCACGCACCATCTCTTTATGATGAGCTTTTGAGGCTTCTCGCCCGGCGAGGGTTTGAGATTCCTGCCGGCAAGCTTGAGCGCGATTTCTCAAGAGCTTACGAGCCATCAGAGGCCGTTGAGGACGCATGGCTTCAGATTTACACCAATCCGGGCGACCACTGGGACCTTTACACGCTCGCTGAAAAGGTGACAGCGGTGGAGTACTATTTTCAGGAATGGCGCTTCAAGCACATGAAGACCGTCGCGCGTGTCATCGGCCAGAAGGTCGGCACGGGCGGTTCTTCGGGAGTGGATTATCTGGTCAAGGCTCTGGACCTTCCCTTCTTCCCAGAACTCTGGGCGATGCGCACGCGAATGACGGCTCCCAAAGAGGGCGGAAACTACGCGGACGATGGAGGCGAGTGCCCCTATGGCCACTAA